The sequence CGCATTGCATCGCAAGTTCGGTGTGAAAGATGTCATTCTGACCACCTTTCAGGCGATATCGGGAGCGGGCTATCCGGGCGTCGCTTCGCTCGATATCGTTGACAACGTGGTGCCGTACATCGCCGGCGAGGAGCCAAAGGTCGAGACCGAGGCGCAAAAGATCCTTGGTGAATTTAGCGATGGCGTGATCATAAAAGCGGACTTTCCCGTGTCCGCACAGTGTTTTCGCGTAAATGTCGTGGATGGCCACATGGTTTCGGTGCGTGTCAATCTCAATGAGAAGGCCACGCTCGAAGAAGTGGTCGCGGCCATGCGTGGATTCCCGGCCATCGATCTGCCTTCGGCGCCGGAGACATTCATAGACGTAACCGATGAGCCGTCACGTCCGCAAACGCGGCTCGACCGAGACAGCGGCAAGGGAATGACGATAACCGTGGGGCGTGTATTTCCAGACAACGTCTTTGATTACCGTTTCGTTTCCCTGAGTCATAACACCGTACGAGGGGCCGCCGGCTGTGCGGTGTTGAATGCGGAGTTGCTGATCTCAAAAGGGCTGATCTAAATCGTTGCAGAAAATACTTAGTGTATATACAATAAGATATGTTCAGTTGGGATATCCGTAAAGCCATTCTGAACTTTGAAAAGCACGGTGTTTCGTTTGAGGAGGCTGCAACGGCTTTCGATGATCCTCTCGGTTTAGATGTCGAAGATGTTGAGCATTCGTATGCCGAAACTCGTCGCCTGCGTCTCGCATCCTCGGAATCAGGACGGCTTCTGTTGGTCGTTTACACAAACAGAATCTTCGAAAATGGCAAAGAAACTACACGAATCATCAGTGCGCGGCGTGCGTCGCGACGTGAGCGAAAAGGATATTTCGGATAAGGATATCGACTTCTCCGATATCCCTGAATTGACACCGGCCCAACTTAAACGGGCCGTACGCATCGGCCGTCCGGCAACCGGAGATGCGAAGCAGATGATAGCGTTTCGCATTGCGCCAAGTCTTCTATCGCGGATTAGAAAATTGGCCGCCAAACACGAAACTCCGTATCAGACCTACCTGCATGAACTGATAGAGGAGGCAGTGTCACGTAAACGTGTGTAAATGATCGAACGTTACACATTGCCTGAAATGGGCGCGGTCTGGTCGCTGGAGAATAAGTTTCAAAAGTGGCTCGATGTTGAGATTGCCGTGTGCGAAGTGCATGCTGAGGACGGCACTATTCCCGCCGATGCCCTCGCCGAGATCAAGGCAAAGGCCGCGTTCACCGTCGAGCGGATCAACGAGATTGAAAAGACGACCGATCACGACGTAATCGCGTTTACGACGAACCTCGCCGAGAATATCGGCCCGGCGTCGCGATTTGTCCACTACGGCCTCACTTCGAGCGATGTCGTCGATACGGCGAATGCACTGTTGTTAAAAGAGTCATGCGATCTATTGCTCTCCAAGGTCGATGCTCTGATGGTAGTTCTGAAACGCCGGGCGTTCGAATTCATGGACACGCCGCAGATCGGCCGCACGCACGGCATTCACGCCGAGCCGACGTCGTTCGGTTTGGTTTGGGCGTTGTGGTACGAGGACATGCGAGCCAACCGTGAACGGCTCGATCGGGCGAAAGAAGCGGTTTCAAGAGGCAAGATCAGCGGTGCGGTCGGCGCGTTTGCGCATCTCTCACCCGATGTCGAGCAGCGCGTGTGCGAACGGCTCGGCCTGACGGCGGCGAAGGTCTCGACACAGGTCATTCAACGCGAATCCTACGCCGAATATCTGACGACGCTCGCGATAATCGCATCGTCGCTTGAGAAGATCGCGTTGCAAGTCCGCCATTGGCAGCGGACAGAGGTCCGCGAGGCCCAGGAGGCATTCAAGCAGGGCCAGAAAGGCTCGTCCGCGATGCCTCACAAGCGCAATCCGATCCTTTCTGAGCGCATCTGCGGCATGGCCCGAACGG is a genomic window of Chloracidobacterium sp. containing:
- the asd gene encoding aspartate-semialdehyde dehydrogenase yields the protein MKKHRVGILGATGTVGQRFCQLLDGHPQFEITALAASDRSAGKLFVEACAWKLPGTIPTSVRDIVVQPIEPPLDCDLVFSSLPSNVARETEEAFARAGYPVISNSSSYRMDEDVPLLIPEINADHLGLIATQQTNRGWSKGFIVTNPNCAVISFAPPLAALHRKFGVKDVILTTFQAISGAGYPGVASLDIVDNVVPYIAGEEPKVETEAQKILGEFSDGVIIKADFPVSAQCFRVNVVDGHMVSVRVNLNEKATLEEVVAAMRGFPAIDLPSAPETFIDVTDEPSRPQTRLDRDSGKGMTITVGRVFPDNVFDYRFVSLSHNTVRGAAGCAVLNAELLISKGLI
- a CDS encoding BrnT family toxin, producing the protein MFSWDIRKAILNFEKHGVSFEEAATAFDDPLGLDVEDVEHSYAETRRLRLASSESGRLLLVVYTNRIFENGKETTRIISARRASRRERKGYFG
- a CDS encoding adenylosuccinate lyase — its product is MIERYTLPEMGAVWSLENKFQKWLDVEIAVCEVHAEDGTIPADALAEIKAKAAFTVERINEIEKTTDHDVIAFTTNLAENIGPASRFVHYGLTSSDVVDTANALLLKESCDLLLSKVDALMVVLKRRAFEFMDTPQIGRTHGIHAEPTSFGLVWALWYEDMRANRERLDRAKEAVSRGKISGAVGAFAHLSPDVEQRVCERLGLTAAKVSTQVIQRESYAEYLTTLAIIASSLEKIALQVRHWQRTEVREAQEAFKQGQKGSSAMPHKRNPILSERICGMARTVRANAVVGLENVALWHERDISHSSAERIVLPDSSATTDYILAKTTSLLDTLVVYPENMLKNLQLTHGLVFSGQLMLALTQKGVTREDAYTWTQRNAMKVWDEGGDYPALVNNDTDISSHLSADEISRVFDLNHYLRNVRTVFDRVFG